The Pseudomonas iranensis genome includes a window with the following:
- the queE gene encoding 7-carboxy-7-deazaguanine synthase QueE, with amino-acid sequence MQDTLRITEVFYSLQGETRTAGLPTVFVRLTGCPLRCQYCDSAYAFSGGTVRTLDDILEQVAGYRPRYVCVTGGEPLAQPNAIPLLERLCDAGYEVSLETSGALDVSAVDPRVSRVVDLKTPGSKEAHRNRYENIELLTRNDQVKFVICSREDYDWAVSKLIQYGLDRRAGEVLFSPSHHDLNARDLADWVVADNLPVRLQLQLHKYLWNDEPGR; translated from the coding sequence ATGCAAGACACATTGAGAATTACCGAAGTTTTCTACTCGTTGCAGGGGGAAACTCGGACTGCCGGGCTGCCCACGGTTTTCGTGCGCCTGACCGGTTGCCCGTTGCGTTGCCAGTACTGCGACAGCGCTTACGCGTTCAGCGGCGGCACCGTCCGCACCCTCGACGACATCCTTGAGCAAGTGGCCGGTTATCGTCCGCGCTACGTTTGTGTCACCGGCGGTGAGCCGTTGGCTCAGCCGAACGCCATTCCTTTGCTTGAGCGGTTGTGTGATGCCGGTTACGAGGTGTCGCTGGAAACCAGCGGCGCCCTAGACGTATCCGCTGTCGATCCGCGTGTCAGTCGCGTCGTCGATCTGAAAACGCCGGGCTCGAAAGAAGCCCATCGCAACCGTTACGAGAACATCGAACTGCTGACCCGCAACGATCAGGTGAAGTTTGTCATCTGCTCGCGGGAAGACTATGACTGGGCGGTATCGAAGCTGATCCAGTACGGGCTTGATCGACGGGCGGGTGAAGTGCTTTTCTCCCCAAGTCATCATGACCTCAATGCCAGGGATCTGGCGGATTGGGTGGTGGCAGACAACCTGCCAGTGCGGCTGCAACTGCAGTTGCATAAATATCTATGGAATGATGAGCCGGGGCGCTGA
- the ybgF gene encoding tol-pal system protein YbgF: MRTCRRAVTVLALSLAPLAAWAAVPVVDDNSGYNNSGSSYPPAGYGTNGAYAGGAASAPASAQGMLFNQLQQMQDQISRQQGVIEELQNQVSRMKQESLERYQDLDRRIGSGVAPAATPENSSAGGDASAAAGAAAGAGAAAAAQAPAAGSEPADPAKEKLYYDAAFDLIKAKDFDKASQAFAAFLRKYPNSQYAGNAQYWLGEVNLAKGDLQGAGQAFAKVSQLYPKHNKVPDSLYKLADVERRLGHTDKVKGILQQVVSQYPGTSAAQLAQRDLQRM; the protein is encoded by the coding sequence ATGCGAACGTGCCGTCGTGCTGTAACTGTTCTGGCTCTCAGCCTCGCGCCGCTTGCGGCGTGGGCTGCGGTTCCTGTGGTCGATGACAACTCCGGTTATAACAATAGCGGGAGCAGTTATCCGCCTGCGGGTTACGGTACGAACGGCGCCTATGCCGGGGGAGCGGCTTCGGCCCCTGCCTCGGCACAAGGCATGCTGTTCAACCAATTGCAACAGATGCAGGATCAGATCTCGCGCCAACAGGGCGTGATCGAAGAACTGCAGAATCAGGTTTCGCGCATGAAGCAGGAATCCCTGGAGCGATACCAGGATCTTGATCGGCGCATAGGATCCGGCGTTGCACCAGCCGCGACTCCCGAGAATTCTTCTGCCGGTGGCGATGCAAGTGCTGCTGCCGGTGCTGCCGCAGGCGCGGGTGCTGCTGCGGCAGCCCAGGCCCCTGCTGCGGGTAGCGAACCGGCTGATCCGGCCAAGGAAAAGCTGTATTACGATGCCGCTTTCGACCTGATCAAAGCCAAGGATTTCGACAAGGCCAGCCAGGCCTTCGCCGCTTTCCTGCGCAAATACCCCAACAGCCAGTACGCGGGCAACGCCCAGTACTGGTTGGGCGAAGTGAACCTGGCCAAGGGTGATCTGCAAGGTGCAGGTCAGGCCTTTGCCAAGGTTTCGCAGCTGTATCCCAAGCACAACAAAGTGCCGGACTCGCTGTACAAGCTGGCTGACGTAGAGCGCCGCCTCGGTCATACCGACAAGGTCAAAGGCATTCTGCAGCAGGTGGTGTCCCAATATCCGGGCACTTCCGCCGCGCAGCTGGCCCAGCGTGATTTACAGCGCATGTAA
- the pal gene encoding peptidoglycan-associated lipoprotein Pal: MEMLKFGKFAALALAMAVAVGCSSKGGDNAGEGAVDPNAGYGANTGAVDGSLSEEAALRAITTFYFEYDSSDLKPEAMRALDVHAKDLKANGARVVLEGNTDERGTREYNMALGERRAKAVQRYLVLQGVSPAQLELVSYGEERPVATGNDEQSWAQNRRVELRK, encoded by the coding sequence ATGGAAATGCTGAAGTTTGGTAAATTTGCTGCGCTGGCTCTGGCCATGGCTGTAGCTGTAGGTTGCTCGTCCAAAGGCGGCGACAACGCCGGTGAAGGCGCTGTTGATCCAAACGCTGGTTACGGCGCAAACACCGGTGCCGTTGACGGTTCCCTGAGCGAAGAAGCTGCTCTGCGCGCAATCACCACCTTCTACTTCGAATACGACAGCTCGGACCTGAAGCCAGAAGCCATGCGCGCTCTGGACGTTCACGCCAAAGACCTGAAAGCAAACGGCGCTCGCGTTGTTCTGGAAGGCAACACCGACGAACGTGGTACTCGTGAGTACAACATGGCACTGGGCGAGCGTCGTGCGAAAGCCGTTCAGCGCTACCTGGTACTGCAAGGTGTTTCCCCAGCTCAGCTGGAACTGGTTTCCTACGGCGAAGAGCGTCCAGTTGCTACCGGCAACGACGAGCAGTCCTGGGCCCAGAACCGTCGCGTCGAACTGCGTAAGTAA
- the tolB gene encoding Tol-Pal system beta propeller repeat protein TolB, whose protein sequence is MLVVICCLAGIAVADEKNILISSGTDRATPIAVVPFGMQGGAVLPDDMAEIIGNDLRNSGYYAPIPKQNMISQPSQPSEIIFRDWKALGAQYVMVGNMAPAGGRLQVQWALFNVATEQKVADGSVSGTTDQIRDMAHFISDQSFQKLTGIDGAFSTRLLYVTAERFSEKNTRYTLQRSDYDGARAVTLLQSREPILSPRFAPDGKRIAYVSFEQKRPRIFMQNIDTGRREQITNFEGLNGAPAWSPDGNRLAFVLSKDGNPDIYVMNLGSRQISRVTNGQGINTEPFWGKDGSTIYFTSDRGGKPQIYKTSVGGGGAERVTFVGNYNANPKLSADEKTLVMIHRQDGFTNFKVAAQDLQRGSVKILTDSTLDESPTVAPNGTMVIYATRQQGRGVLMLVSINGRVRLPLPTAQGEVREPSWSPYLK, encoded by the coding sequence ATGCTGGTCGTTATCTGCTGCCTTGCAGGGATAGCGGTAGCAGACGAAAAAAACATCCTGATCAGCAGTGGCACTGACCGGGCTACTCCGATCGCCGTCGTACCGTTTGGTATGCAGGGCGGCGCCGTGCTGCCGGATGACATGGCGGAAATCATCGGTAACGATTTGCGCAACTCGGGTTACTACGCGCCGATCCCCAAGCAAAACATGATCAGCCAGCCAAGCCAGCCGAGCGAAATCATCTTCCGTGACTGGAAGGCATTGGGTGCTCAATACGTGATGGTCGGCAACATGGCTCCAGCGGGCGGTCGCCTGCAGGTGCAGTGGGCGCTGTTCAACGTCGCCACCGAGCAGAAAGTGGCGGACGGCAGTGTTTCCGGCACGACCGACCAGATCCGTGACATGGCGCACTTCATCTCCGATCAGTCGTTCCAGAAGCTGACCGGTATTGATGGTGCTTTCTCGACGCGTCTGCTGTACGTAACAGCCGAGCGTTTCTCCGAGAAGAACACCCGTTACACCCTGCAACGCTCCGATTATGACGGTGCCCGCGCAGTGACTCTGCTGCAATCGCGCGAGCCGATCCTGTCGCCGCGTTTCGCACCGGATGGCAAGCGTATTGCCTACGTGTCGTTCGAGCAGAAGCGTCCGCGCATCTTCATGCAGAACATCGACACCGGTCGCCGTGAGCAGATCACCAACTTCGAAGGCCTCAACGGCGCGCCAGCCTGGTCGCCGGATGGCAATCGCCTCGCGTTCGTTCTGTCGAAAGACGGTAACCCGGATATCTACGTGATGAACCTCGGTTCGCGCCAGATCAGCCGCGTAACCAATGGCCAGGGCATCAATACCGAACCGTTCTGGGGCAAGGATGGCTCGACCATCTACTTCACCTCCGACCGTGGCGGCAAGCCGCAAATCTATAAAACCAGCGTCGGTGGCGGTGGTGCCGAGCGTGTGACGTTCGTGGGCAACTACAATGCCAACCCGAAACTGTCGGCTGATGAAAAGACTTTGGTGATGATCCATCGTCAGGATGGCTTCACCAATTTCAAGGTGGCAGCTCAGGATCTGCAGCGGGGTAGTGTAAAGATCCTCACTGATAGCACTCTGGACGAGTCACCTACTGTTGCGCCCAACGGCACCATGGTAATCTACGCCACCCGCCAACAGGGCCGGGGAGTCTTGATGCTCGTGTCCATTAATGGACGCGTGAGGCTCCCGCTTCCTACCGCTCAAGGCGAAGTCAGAGAACCGTCCTGGTCCCCTTACCTGAAGTGA
- the tolA gene encoding cell envelope integrity protein TolA, with protein sequence MQQQREPSASESYFWPSVLAIVLHVLVFGMLFVSFAFTPELPPAKPIVQATLYQLKSKSPATTQTNQKIAGEAKKTAARQTEVEQLEQKKIEQEAVKAAEQKKEEAAQKAEEAKKADEAKKADEAKKADEAKKADDAKKAEAKKAEEKQLADIAKKKAEDEAKKAAEEEAKKAAAEEAKKKIVEDAKKKAAEDAKKKAEAEEAKKKVAEDAKKKAAADAAKKKAQDAARKSAEDKKAQALAELLSDKTDRAATKADELGDSVAGDFDDLIRLRVSEGWNLPPSARKGMKVELRISMLPDGTVTGATVTKSSGDAPFDASAVAAVKNIGRLTEMQGLSPSDFAPYRSFKMTFNPEDLGL encoded by the coding sequence ATGCAGCAACAGCGAGAGCCGTCCGCCTCGGAAAGCTACTTCTGGCCTAGTGTTCTGGCAATCGTCCTGCACGTGCTGGTGTTTGGCATGCTGTTCGTCAGTTTTGCCTTCACGCCCGAACTGCCGCCGGCCAAGCCGATCGTCCAGGCGACTCTGTACCAGCTGAAATCGAAAAGTCCGGCGACCACCCAGACCAATCAGAAGATTGCGGGTGAGGCGAAGAAAACTGCCGCGCGCCAGACTGAAGTCGAACAGCTCGAACAGAAAAAGATCGAGCAGGAAGCGGTGAAGGCGGCGGAACAAAAGAAAGAGGAAGCGGCTCAAAAGGCCGAGGAAGCCAAGAAGGCCGACGAGGCGAAGAAAGCGGACGAAGCGAAAAAGGCTGATGAAGCCAAGAAAGCCGACGACGCGAAGAAAGCCGAAGCGAAAAAGGCCGAAGAGAAACAATTGGCTGATATAGCCAAGAAGAAGGCCGAAGACGAGGCGAAAAAGGCTGCTGAAGAAGAGGCGAAGAAAGCCGCTGCTGAAGAAGCCAAGAAGAAGATCGTCGAAGACGCGAAGAAGAAAGCCGCCGAAGACGCCAAGAAGAAAGCTGAAGCTGAAGAGGCGAAGAAGAAAGTCGCCGAAGATGCGAAGAAAAAGGCTGCTGCCGACGCTGCCAAGAAAAAGGCCCAGGACGCAGCTCGTAAATCGGCTGAGGATAAAAAGGCCCAGGCATTGGCCGAGTTGCTTTCGGACAAGACGGATCGTGCAGCGACCAAGGCTGATGAACTCGGCGACAGCGTCGCGGGTGATTTCGATGATCTGATCAGGCTGCGTGTTTCGGAGGGATGGAATCTTCCGCCTTCGGCACGTAAAGGCATGAAAGTAGAGCTGCGGATCAGTATGTTGCCGGATGGCACCGTAACCGGTGCGACGGTCACAAAGTCCAGCGGCGATGCTCCTTTTGACGCTTCGGCAGTAGCCGCAGTCAAGAACATCGGGCGATTGACGGAAATGCAGGGCTTGAGCCCCAGTGATTTTGCTCCGTATCGTTCATTCAAGATGACATTCAATCCTGAGGATTTAGGCTTGTGA
- the tolR gene encoding protein TolR, translating to MARARKKRKPVAEMNVVPYIDVMLVLLVIFMVTAPMLNQGVKVDLPKVSSEALPQDNNTQVLTISIKADKTYYWNLGSEVDTEKQQDRAMTLPQMTDAVTKIIRTGTENGKRTQVFIRGDKTVDYGAVMGAMGGLQKAGVGNVGLITEAP from the coding sequence ATCGCTCGAGCTCGCAAAAAGCGCAAGCCGGTCGCCGAGATGAACGTGGTGCCCTACATCGACGTGATGTTGGTGCTGCTGGTCATCTTCATGGTGACCGCGCCGATGCTCAATCAGGGCGTGAAAGTTGATCTGCCCAAGGTTTCCAGCGAAGCCTTGCCGCAGGACAACAACACCCAGGTCCTGACCATTTCGATCAAGGCTGACAAGACCTACTACTGGAACCTTGGCAGCGAAGTCGACACCGAGAAGCAACAGGACAGGGCCATGACCCTGCCGCAAATGACCGACGCGGTGACCAAGATCATTCGCACTGGCACTGAAAACGGCAAACGCACCCAGGTGTTCATTCGTGGCGACAAGACTGTCGACTACGGCGCCGTCATGGGTGCAATGGGCGGGTTGCAGAAAGCCGGGGTCGGTAACGTTGGTCTGATTACCGAGGCCCCCTGA
- the tolQ gene encoding protein TolQ: MEANVVDHSSMWSLVSNASIVVQLVMLTLVAASVTSWIMIFQRSNLLRAGRRALESFEERFWSGIDLSKLYRQAGSNPDPDSGVEQIFRAGFKEFSRLRQQPGVDPEAVMEGVARAMRVAISREEEKLEQSLPFLATVGSVSPYIGLFGTVWGIMNSFRGLASAQQATLATVAPGIAEALIATAIGLFAAIPAVIAYNRFAARSETLLGRYYTFADEFQAILHRKVHTSEE; encoded by the coding sequence GTGGAAGCTAACGTCGTCGACCATTCCTCCATGTGGAGCCTGGTCAGCAATGCCAGCATCGTGGTGCAGTTGGTAATGTTGACCCTGGTGGCCGCATCGGTGACCTCATGGATCATGATCTTTCAGCGCAGCAACTTGCTGCGCGCCGGTCGACGCGCCCTGGAGAGCTTCGAAGAGCGCTTCTGGTCGGGTATCGACCTGTCCAAACTGTACCGTCAGGCCGGCAGCAACCCTGATCCGGATTCGGGTGTGGAGCAGATCTTCCGTGCCGGCTTCAAGGAATTCTCCCGTCTGCGTCAGCAGCCAGGTGTCGATCCTGAAGCCGTGATGGAAGGTGTCGCCCGTGCCATGCGCGTGGCCATCTCCCGTGAAGAAGAGAAGCTGGAGCAGAGCCTGCCGTTCCTCGCCACCGTCGGTTCGGTCAGCCCGTACATCGGTCTGTTCGGTACCGTTTGGGGGATCATGAACTCCTTCCGCGGTCTGGCCAGCGCCCAGCAAGCGACCCTGGCCACCGTTGCCCCGGGTATCGCCGAAGCCCTGATCGCCACCGCGATCGGCCTGTTCGCTGCGATCCCGGCGGTCATCGCTTACAACCGTTTTGCTGCGCGCAGCGAAACCTTGCTGGGCCGCTACTACACCTTCGCCGATGAATTCCAGGCGATCCTGCACCGCAAAGTGCACACCAGCGAAGAATAA
- the ybgC gene encoding tol-pal system-associated acyl-CoA thioesterase, with product MRAQNGLEPFAHRCRVYYEDTDAGGIVYYVNYLKFMERARTERLRELGFAQSVLAGEDLLFVVHSSEARYHAPARLDDELLVSADVIELNRASLRFRQQVRRATDNVLLCEGQFLVACVRTDSLKPRALPEDLRAAFADAVGPGTHSKQEIKRGS from the coding sequence ATGCGCGCGCAAAACGGGCTTGAGCCGTTCGCACATCGTTGTCGCGTTTATTACGAGGACACCGATGCGGGCGGCATCGTGTATTACGTTAATTACCTCAAGTTTATGGAACGGGCTCGAACCGAGCGGCTACGGGAGCTGGGCTTTGCCCAATCTGTGCTTGCCGGAGAGGACCTGTTGTTCGTCGTGCATTCCAGCGAAGCGCGCTACCACGCGCCGGCGCGACTGGACGACGAATTGCTGGTAAGCGCTGATGTAATCGAATTGAACCGTGCCAGCCTGCGCTTCCGACAGCAGGTCAGGCGGGCCACGGATAATGTGCTGCTCTGCGAAGGGCAGTTTTTGGTGGCCTGCGTGCGCACCGACAGTTTGAAACCCCGGGCCCTTCCCGAAGACCTGCGTGCGGCCTTCGCCGACGCGGTCGGCCCGGGTACACACTCAAAGCAGGAGATAAAGCGTGGAAGCTAA
- the ruvB gene encoding Holliday junction branch migration DNA helicase RuvB, with amino-acid sequence MIEADRLIAAAHSPREREEVQDRAIRPVSLADYIGQPTVREQMELFIQAARGRSESLDHTLIFGPPGLGKTTLANIIAQEMGVSIKSTSGPVLERPGDLAALLTNLEPHDVLFIDEIHRLSPIVEEVLYPAMEDFQLDIMIGEGPAARSIKLDLPPFTLVGATTRAGMLTNPLRDRFGIVQRLEFYSTADLATIVSRSAAILGLPLDPEGSFEIARRARGTPRIANRLLRRVRDFAEVRAKGHITKAVADLALNLLDVDEHGFDHQDRRLLLTMIEKFDGGPVGIDSLAAAISEERHTIEDVLEPYLIQQGYIMRTPRGRVVTRHAYLHFGLNVPSRMGEMPVADEFLDAVDD; translated from the coding sequence GTGATTGAAGCTGATCGTCTGATCGCCGCCGCGCACAGCCCGCGCGAGCGCGAAGAAGTCCAGGATCGGGCCATCCGCCCGGTCAGTCTGGCCGACTACATTGGCCAGCCGACCGTGCGCGAGCAGATGGAGCTGTTCATCCAGGCTGCGCGTGGCCGCAGTGAATCCCTCGATCACACCCTGATCTTCGGCCCACCGGGGCTGGGCAAGACCACGCTGGCCAACATCATTGCCCAGGAAATGGGTGTGTCGATCAAGAGCACCTCCGGGCCAGTGCTGGAACGCCCGGGTGATCTGGCCGCGTTGCTGACCAATCTTGAGCCGCACGACGTGTTGTTCATCGACGAAATCCATCGTCTGTCGCCGATCGTTGAAGAAGTGCTGTATCCGGCGATGGAAGATTTCCAGCTCGACATCATGATTGGCGAGGGGCCGGCGGCGCGTTCGATCAAACTGGATCTGCCGCCGTTCACTCTGGTCGGCGCCACCACCCGCGCCGGCATGCTGACCAATCCGTTGCGAGATCGCTTCGGTATCGTCCAGCGTCTGGAGTTCTACAGCACGGCGGATCTGGCAACCATCGTCAGTCGTTCGGCGGCGATTCTCGGTCTGCCGCTGGATCCGGAAGGTTCGTTCGAGATCGCCCGTCGCGCCCGTGGCACACCGCGAATTGCCAACCGTCTGCTGCGGCGGGTGCGCGACTTTGCCGAAGTCCGCGCCAAGGGTCACATCACCAAAGCGGTGGCGGATCTGGCGCTGAACCTGCTGGATGTCGACGAGCACGGTTTCGATCACCAGGACCGGCGACTGCTGCTGACCATGATCGAGAAGTTCGACGGCGGCCCGGTCGGTATCGACAGTCTGGCGGCGGCGATCAGTGAGGAACGCCACACCATTGAAGACGTGCTCGAACCGTATCTGATCCAGCAGGGCTATATCATGCGCACGCCACGGGGCAGGGTGGTGACTCGGCATGCCTACCTGCACTTTGGTTTGAATGTTCCGTCACGCATGGGCGAGATGCCCGTGGCAGACGAGTTTCTCGACGCCGTCGACGATTGA
- the ruvA gene encoding Holliday junction branch migration protein RuvA, with amino-acid sequence MIGRLRGTLAEKQPPHLILDVNGLGYEVEVPMTTLYRLPSVGEPLTLHTHLVVREDAQLLYGFAGKRERDFFRELIRLNGVGPKLALALMSSLEVDELVRCVQSQDTSALTKVPGVGKKTAERLLVELKDRFKAWETSPAMFALVPNQPDGPAPVNSAETDAVSALISLGYKPQEASKAISAIKDKNLSSEDLIRRALKGMI; translated from the coding sequence GTGATTGGACGCTTGCGCGGCACCCTGGCTGAGAAACAGCCGCCGCACCTGATTCTCGATGTCAATGGCCTCGGCTATGAGGTGGAAGTGCCGATGACCACGCTTTATCGGTTGCCGTCGGTCGGTGAACCGCTGACCCTGCACACCCATTTGGTCGTACGCGAAGATGCGCAATTGCTCTATGGTTTTGCCGGCAAGCGTGAGCGAGACTTCTTTCGCGAGCTGATCCGTCTCAACGGCGTCGGGCCGAAACTGGCGCTGGCGTTGATGTCGAGTCTGGAAGTCGATGAGTTGGTGCGCTGCGTGCAATCTCAGGACACTTCGGCGTTGACCAAGGTCCCGGGGGTTGGCAAGAAGACCGCCGAGCGTCTGCTGGTGGAATTGAAAGACCGCTTCAAGGCCTGGGAAACCTCGCCGGCGATGTTCGCGCTGGTGCCGAATCAGCCGGACGGCCCGGCGCCGGTCAACAGCGCCGAGACCGATGCGGTCAGCGCGTTGATCTCGCTGGGCTACAAGCCGCAGGAAGCGAGCAAGGCGATTTCCGCGATCAAAGACAAGAACCTGAGCAGCGAAGACCTGATCCGCCGCGCTCTGAAGGGAATGATTTAA
- the ruvC gene encoding crossover junction endodeoxyribonuclease RuvC: protein MTLILGIDPGSRITGYGIVRDTGRGGCIYVASGCIRTGSGELHERLQIVYRGVREIIKTYGPVTMGIEKVFMAKNADSALKLGQARGAAIVAGAEECLEIAEYTATQVKQAVVGTGAANKEQVQMMVMHMLKLTSKPQIDASDALAIAICHAHTRSSLLPHGLGTARSRGGRLRL, encoded by the coding sequence ATGACTCTAATTCTTGGTATCGACCCCGGTTCGCGCATTACCGGTTACGGGATCGTTCGCGATACCGGGCGGGGCGGCTGCATCTATGTGGCCTCGGGCTGCATTCGCACCGGCTCCGGCGAGCTGCATGAACGTCTGCAAATCGTCTATCGCGGCGTGCGCGAAATCATCAAGACCTACGGCCCGGTGACCATGGGTATTGAAAAAGTGTTCATGGCGAAAAACGCCGACTCGGCGCTGAAGCTCGGACAGGCACGGGGCGCTGCGATTGTCGCCGGCGCCGAAGAGTGTCTGGAAATTGCCGAGTACACCGCCACGCAAGTCAAACAGGCTGTCGTCGGCACCGGTGCGGCCAATAAAGAACAGGTGCAGATGATGGTCATGCACATGCTCAAGTTGACCAGCAAGCCGCAGATCGACGCCTCCGACGCCCTCGCGATTGCCATTTGCCATGCGCACACGCGCTCCAGCCTGCTGCCGCACGGGCTGGGAACCGCACGCAGTCGTGGCGGGCGCCTGCGTCTCTGA
- a CDS encoding YebC/PmpR family DNA-binding transcriptional regulator has protein sequence MAGHSKWANIKHRKERQDAKRGKIFTKWIRELTVAARQGGGDPGSNPRLRLALDKALSANMSRDIIDRAVARGAGATEADNVEELTYEGYGPGGVAVMVECMTDNRNRTAAAVRHAFSKCGGNLGTDGSVAYLFERKGQISFAPGVDEDALTEAALEADADDVVTHEDGSIDVFTSFTGFYAVRNALEAAGFKGDDAEIVMQPTTSAELDLEGAEKVLKLIDMLEDLDDVQNVYSNADIPEDVAAQLG, from the coding sequence ATGGCAGGTCATTCCAAGTGGGCAAACATCAAGCACCGCAAAGAACGTCAGGATGCCAAGAGGGGCAAGATCTTCACCAAGTGGATTCGTGAACTGACCGTTGCGGCCCGTCAGGGTGGCGGAGATCCAGGTTCCAACCCGCGTCTGCGTCTGGCTCTGGACAAGGCGTTGAGCGCCAACATGAGTCGCGACATCATCGATCGCGCCGTTGCGCGCGGTGCCGGTGCCACTGAAGCGGACAACGTTGAAGAACTGACCTACGAAGGTTACGGCCCGGGCGGCGTGGCGGTGATGGTCGAGTGCATGACCGACAACCGTAACCGTACCGCCGCAGCTGTGCGCCATGCGTTCAGCAAGTGTGGCGGCAACCTCGGCACCGACGGTTCGGTGGCCTATCTGTTCGAGCGCAAGGGCCAGATCAGCTTCGCCCCGGGTGTCGATGAAGACGCACTGACCGAAGCGGCGCTGGAAGCCGATGCCGATGACGTGGTCACCCACGAAGACGGTTCGATCGACGTGTTTACGTCGTTCACCGGGTTCTATGCGGTGCGCAACGCGCTGGAAGCGGCCGGGTTCAAGGGCGATGATGCGGAAATCGTCATGCAGCCGACCACCAGCGCCGAGCTTGATCTGGAAGGGGCGGAGAAGGTGCTCAAGTTGATCGACATGCTTGAGGACCTGGATGACGTGCAGAACGTCTACTCCAACGCGGATATCCCGGAAGACGTCGCCGCTCAGCTTGGTTGA